A window of the Archocentrus centrarchus isolate MPI-CPG fArcCen1 chromosome 17, fArcCen1, whole genome shotgun sequence genome harbors these coding sequences:
- the LOC115795234 gene encoding zinc finger protein OZF translates to MPSVQYLREFINERLTAAAEEIFTEFEKTIVQYEEEIDRQRRLLDITWKPEIKLHRTDLPQHYVCQEEVVTEQHLCNQERSSSLDQEEPEPPHIKEEEEEFCSSQEGEQLVPKEETNTIMVTAAYEERGHREPEPNREQLLSQSSAAAESQDQEGSKKVDSGLTSNRNKNHNNAEDPLTSESQCNSDKIKKALKCDVCGKAFKQNYEIKRHYKIHTGEKPYSCKTCGKSFTQSGSLTVHIRKHTGEKPYPCKTCGKMFAYSSYLLKHMRIHTGEKPYPCNTCGKMFACSSSLLKHMRVHTGEKPYSCKTCGKMFSCSSHLLVHIRTHTGEKPYHCKTCGKMFTSGSQLLKHMRIHTGEKPYPCKTCGKMFRSSSHLLVHVRTHTGEKPYPCKICKKMFTSSSHLLRHMKTHTGVKS, encoded by the exons ATGCCTTCAGTTCAGTATCTGAGAGAGTTTATCAACGAGCggctaactgctgctgctgaagaaatATTCACAGAGTTTGAAAAAACCATCGTCCAGTACGAGGAAGAGATCGACCGTCAGCGCAGACTGCTGGATATCACCTGGAAACCCGAAATAAAGCTGCACAGGACAG ACCTGCCACAGCATTATGTCTGTCAGGAGGAGGTGGTCACTGAGCAGCATCTTTGTAACCAGGAGAGGAGCTCCAGTCTGGACCAGGAGGAACCAGAACCTCCACACattaaagaggaagaggaggaattctgcagcagtcaggagggagagcagcttgTACCGAAAGAGGAAACCAATACAATTATGGTGACTGCTGCTTATGAGGAAAGAGGCCACAGGGAACCAGAACCAAACAGGGAGCAGCTCCTCTCACAaagctctgctgcagctgagagcCAAGACCAGGAAGGAAGCAAAAAAGTAGATTCTGGATTAACTAGTAAtagaaacaaaaatcacaacaaTGCAGAAGATCCCCTTACATCAGAGAGTCAGTGTAATTCTGACAAAATTaaaaaggctttaaaatgtGATGTTTGTGGAAAAGCTTTTAAGCAGAATTATGAAATTAAACGACATTATAAaatccacacaggtgagaaaccatATTCTTGCAAaacatgtgggaaaagtttTACACAGAGCGGTAGTTTGACTGTCCACATAAGGaaacacacaggtgagaaaccatATCCTTGTAAAACATGTGGGAAAATGTTTGCCTATAGTAGTTATTTATTGAAGCAcatgagaattcacacaggtgagaagccatatCCTTGTAACACCTGTGGGAAAATGTTTGCATGTAGCAGTTCGTTATTGAAACACATGAGagttcacacaggtgagaaaccatATTCTTGTAAAACATGtgggaaaatgttttcatgtagTAGTCATTTATTGGTTCATATAAgaacacacacaggtgagaagccgtaTCATTGTAAAACATGTGGGAAAATGTTCACATCTGGTAGCCAGTTGTTAAAACAcatgagaattcacacaggtgagaagccgtaTCCTTGTAAAACATGTGGGAAAATGTTCAGATCTAGTAGTCATTTATTAGTGCATGTAAGAACTCATACAGGCGAGAAGCCATATCCATGTAAAATATGTAAGAAAATGTTCACATCTAGTAGTCATTTGTTGCGCCACATGAAAACTCACACAGGTGTTAAGTCGTAG